Part of the Streptomyces europaeiscabiei genome is shown below.
CGGGCCACCATCGTCGTCGCCGCCGACAACTTCCACGGCCGTACGACGACGATCGTCAGCTTCTCCACGGACCCGGTGGCCCGCGACGGCTTCGGCCCCTTCACGCCCGGCTTCCGTGTGGTCCCGTACAACGACCTCGCCGCGCTGGAGGCGGCGATCGACGAGACGACGGCCGCGGTGCTGATCGAGCCCATCCAGGGCGAGGCGGGCGTGCTCATCCCGGACGACGGCTATCTGCGCGGGATCCGTGAGCTGACCCGCCGCACGGGTTGCCTGTTCATCGCGGACGAGATCCAGTCGGGCCTCGGCCGCACCGGCCGCACGCTCGCCGTCGAGCACGAGGACGTCCTGCCCGACGCCGTACTGCTCGGCAAGGCGCTCGGCGGTGGCATCGTGCCGGTGTCGGCGGTGGTGGCCCGACGCGAGGTGCTGTCGGTCCTGCGTCCCGGCGAGCACGGCTCGACCTTCGGCGGCAACCCCCTCGCGGCGGCGGTCGGCTCGGCGGTGGTCGAGCTGCTGCGCACCGGGGAGTTCCAGCTCAGGGCCACCGAACTGGGCGGGCTCCTGCGGGACGGGCTCACGGAACTGGTCGGCCGGGGCGTGGTCGGCTTCCGGGCGCGCGGGCTGTGGGCGGGCGTCGACATCGACCCCGCGATCGGCACGGGCCGTGAGATCAGCCACCGCCTCATGGCGGCGGGAATCCTGGTCAAGGACACCCACGGCTCGACCATCCGCCTGGCACCGCCCCTGACGATCACGGGAACGGAACTCCGTTCGGCGCTGGAAACGTTGGGGGAGGTCCTGAAGGAGGGGTCCTGAAAGCCGGCGCCGCGTGGTCCTTGGGCCGCGCGGCCCAAGGAGTTCTCGGGCGACTTGCCGACGAGGCCCGGGCGTACAAGCTGAGAGGAGGCCATTCACTTCCCGGGAGGACACCCATCATGGCGACGGTCCGCAAGAGCGACGGTGAGCCGCAGACCCTCGAAGTCTTCGAGATCGAACTTGAGGAAGGGGACTGGGAGGCGATGAGCCCCGACCCCGAGCGGTTCTTCAGAGAGTTGCTGGAGCCCGAGTACAAGGTCAACGGCATCTGCGTCGACACCAGGAACGCCGGCCGTCTCTCCCGGGGTGAACTGTCGGCGTCGAGCTTCGTCAGGCTCGTTCACATCAGCGGTGGCCCGTTCGACTCGTACTACGTCTGGCCCGAGCTCCAGATGTGAGGTGCCGGGGCGCTGGACCCGGTCGGCTCATGGCTCAGCGGTGCGGTGGGGTCGCAGCAGGAGCAGGGCTATGTCGTCGGTGTGCCGGCCGGTGCTGCGGGTGTGGCGCACGAGGCTGTCCACGAGTTGGTGCAGAGGGAGGTCACCGGCCTCGCCGAGGTGGTGGGCGAGGCCGGTGATGGTCTGCGCGATGTCGGTGCCGGGGTTCTCCACGAGGCCGTCGGTGTAGAGGGCCAGGAGCGTTTCCGGGGCCAGGGACAGGGTGGTGAGCGGGTACGAGGGGGTTCCGACACCGATGCCGAGTGGGGGGCCGGGACGGATGTCGACGGGGTGGGTCCGGTTGTCGGGGTGTCGCACCAGCGGGGGTGGATGTCCGGCGCTGGCGAGCGTGACCTGGTGGCGGGCGAGGTCGAGGTGGGCGTAGAGGCAGGAGACGAAACGGCTGGCGTTCAGGTCGGCGAGGTCACGGTCGGTACGGGCGAGGACCTGGTCGGGAGCGGCTCCGGCCGTGGCGTGGGAGTGGACCGCCATGCGGACCTGGCCCATGAGGGCGGCCGCCGTCATGTCGTGGCCCTGTACGTCTCCGATGACCGCCGCGGCGGTCGTGTCGGTGAGGCGGATGAGGTCGTAGAAGTCGCCGCCGATGTCCATGCCGTGGCTGGCGGGAAGGTAGCGGGCGGCAACGTCGAGTCCGGTCACGGTGGGCAGGGCGTGGGGCAGCAGGGTCTGCTGGAGGGCGTGGGCGAGGTTGTGCTGGGCGTCGTAGAGGCGTGCGCGGTCCAGGGCCTGGGCGATGAGCCCGGCCAGGGGCGTGAGGATCGAGCGCTCGGCGGCGGTGAAGGGATGAGGGGCGTTGTAGGCGAGGAGGAGACAGCCGATGGGGTGTCCGGAGCTGAGCAGCGGCAGGAACGCCCACGCGTGCCGGGTGGTGCGGCCGTTCCCACGTGATCGAGCACGTGCTTCGCCCGTATCCGACCGGCTGCCGGACCTCGTACGGGCAGGAGGTCGTCGACGTCGGTCGATGACCGCGGACCTGCCGTGGGCGGCCCGGCCGCACACGGACGCCGGTCCGGGCGCGAGGCGGTGGCCCTGACCGTCCCGGCGTCCGGGAGGTGCGGCGGCGGCTGGGGGACCGAACTCGCCTACCCCAGCAGCACGGTGAAGGCTCGGTGAGGCACCCGCGCCGAGGACGTGCCGACCGGGGCCGCCGGGAGTACGGGCATCTCGTTCGCCGTCGGGCTTCTGCTGTTCGGCGCCACCCGGCGCAGCCGACGCCTGCTGCCCACGCGGTTCGGCCGGAAGACCGCGCAAGGTGATTGCGGCGGGTCGGGGTGCTCCCGGTGACGTGGCGCGGAGGGCTACGATCAATCGTCGACACGCAGGACGAGGCTCACCAGCGCTCATGCGCCTTACGCAGCGTCGGCAAAGTCAGCAAGGAGTCAGCGTGAGTCCGATCAGACCCGGCCGCACACGGCCACACCCGCAAGACGATCGCGTGTGCGCGTGTCTGCTGTGACCTGGCGGAACACGTCCATAGAGCCGAACCGGTAGCGCGAGGGAGACGCCGTGTTCTACTACCTGCTCAAATACGTGTTTCTGGGTCCGCTGCTGAGACTGGTCTTCCGGCCTCGCATCGAAGGCCTCGAACACGTACCGTCGTCGGGCGCTGCCATCGTCGCGGGCAATCACCTGTCCTTCTCGGACCACTTTCTGATGCCCGCGATCCTCAAGCGCCGCATCACGTTCCTGGCGAAGGCCGAATACTTCACCGGTCCTGGCCTCAAGGGCCGGCTGACGGCGTTCTTCTTCCACAGCGCCGGACAGATCCCCGTCGACCGCTCCGGCAAGGAGGCGGGCCAGGCCGCCATCCGCGAGGGGCTCGGCGTGCTGAGCAAGGACGAACTCCTCGGCATCTACCCGGAGGGCACCCGGTCGCACGACGGCCGCCTGTACAAGGGCAAGGTCGGTGTGGCGGTCATGGCGCTCAGGGCCCGCGTGCCCGTCGTCCCCTGCGCCATGATCGGCACGTTCGAGGCGCAGCCCCCGGGCAAGGTCATCCCCAACATCCACCCCGTCGTCATCCGCTTCGGCAAGCCCCTCGACTTCTCCCGCTACGAGGGCATGGAGAGCGAGAAGGCCGTCCTGCGCGCGATCACCGACGAGATCATGTACGCGATCCTCTCGCTCTCCGAGCAGGAGTACGTCGACCAGTACGCGGCCGTGGTGAAGGCGGAGGAGGCTGCGGCGACGAAGGAGCGCAAGTTCCCGCGCATGCCGTTGAGTTGAGCGAGTCCCGGCAGGTCCTCACATACGGCGGCGGGAGCCGCCTCCACCCGGCGGGCGTGCACGACGTCGCCGACCGAGGAGCCGACCCGGGCGGACGGTACCCGCGGGAGGCGTGTTGCAGGATGGCCGAGTTCCACGGGGACCTCTTCGACCACGTGGCGGAGGACGCGTGGTCGGCGGGGCGCCCGGCGTGACCGCGTGAGCACATACGGAAGGGGGCGACCGGGCCTTCCGGTCGCCCCCTTCCCTTTCTCATGGACCTACGGCCGGACCTACGGTGCCGGGGTGGCGTGCGGGTCGCACGTCACATCGGCCTCGCCCACCGCGCCGGTGAGCAGGTAGGTGTCCACACGCTCGTTGACACAGGAGTTGACCAGGCCGGTGACCCCGTGGGAGCCGGCGTTCTTCTCCGTGATCAGACGGGAGCCCTTGAACCGCTTGTGCAGTTCGACGGCACCCGTGTACGGCGTGGCCGCGTCACGCTCGGCCTGGACGATCAGGACGGGCGGCAGGCCCTCCTTCGTCTTCACGGTCACCGGGGTGTACTGCTTGGACTGCCAGGTGGCGCACGGCAGGTTCATCCAGGCATTGGCCCAGGTCATGAACGGGTGGTTCTTGTGCAGCTTCGTGTTGTCGCGGTCCCACTTCTTCCAGCTGCGGGGCCACTTGGCGTCGGTGCATTCGACCGCCGTGTAGACGGCGTTGCCGTTCTCCGAGGCGGCGTTGCCCGCGGTGTCGGTGAGGTCCGGGGCGGCCGCGTCGACCAGCGCCTGGGTGTCACCGGCGGCGTACTTGCTCCACACCCGGGCGGTGGGCGCCCACGCGGAGTCGTAGTACGGGGCGCTCTGGAAGAAGGAGATCAGCTCGGCCGGGCCGACGAGCCCGCCGAGGGGCTTCTTCTTCGCGGTGGCGCGCAGCTCCAGCCACTTCGCCTGCACCTCGGCCTGGGTGTCACCGAGGTGGTACGTCGCGTCGTTCTGCGCGACCCACTTCGTCCAGTCCTTCCAGCGGACCTCGAAAGCGACGTCCTGGTCCAGGTTGGCCTGGTACCAGATCTTCTCCCGGGAGGGGTCCACCACGCTGTCGACGACCATGCGGCGCACGTGGTTCGGGAAGAGGGTGCCGTAGACGGCGCCGATGTACGTGCCGTACGAGACGCCGAGGAAGTTGAGCTTCTTCTCCCCCAGGGCGGCCCGGATGACGTCCAGGTCACGCGCGGTGTTCGGCGTCGTCATGTGCGGCAGCATCTCGCCGCTGCGCTTCTTGCAGCCCGCCGCGTACTCGGCCGCCAGCTTGCGCTGCTTGAGCTTGTCGGCCTCGGAGTCCGGGACCGGGTCCATCTTGGGCGCCTTCACGAACTCCTGCGGGTCGACGCAGGAGATGGGCGCCGACTTGCCGACACCACGCGGGTCGAAACCCACGAAGTCGTATGCCTTGGACGTGTTGACCCACAGCGGGGCCTTGGTCGTGACCCGGCGCGGGAAGCGCAGGCCCGAGCCGCCCGGACCGCCCGGGTTGTAGACGAGCGCGCCCTGGCGCTCCTCCTTCGTACCGGTGCTGCCGATACGGTCCACGGCGAGCTCGATCTGCTTGCCGTCCGGCTTGGCGTAGTCCAGCGGCACGGTGACCCAGCCGCACTTGATCGGCTTCTCCAGGCCCCAGCTCTCGGGACAGTCCTGCCAGTTGACGCCCTTCTTCGCCGCCTTCGCTACGGCGACGGCGACGCCCTTGGCCTCACGGTTCTGCGCGATCGCGCTGTCCGCGGCGTTTGCCACGGGGGCGGCGACGGCACCCGCTATCAGGGTCGCCGTGACGAGCAGTCCGGCGGAGCCGAACGCTGCCGCCCTTCTGGTCGGCCTCATACCTCTCAAGAGGGAACTCCCCGTACATAGTTTCGAAGATTCGAATGATCACGGGGATCCTCGTGCCTGTGAGGTGCCTGAGAACAGAGGGGCGAGCAGTTCTTTACTAATCCGATAACCGGTGCGGAAAGTCCCGTTCAGCGGAACTCCGACTCAAGTGCTCATCAACCATCCAGCTCGGCAAGGGCTTCGTCGAGCACGCGCCGCAGCCGCAGCGCGTCGGGCGCGAGGGCGCTGACGAGTACGGCGGGGCCGGCGAGCGGAGTGAGCGCGGCGCTCTCCCCCAACACCCTCGGCTCGGGCACCCGCTCGGCGAACTCCGGCCGCACGACGACGAGTTGCCCCAGGGCCCGGAACCCGCCCAGCACGGCGGGCCCGTCCCAGCCGCCGGGAGCCCCCGGCCCGCACCCCACCTGCTGATCGAGCAACGGCCGCCCACCCGACCACACACTGAGCCGGCTGGTGAGCCGCCCGGACTCCTCCCCGGCCCGCCCGAGCACCTGCTCCTCCCGGAACACCAGCCGCGCCCCGACGGCGAGTTCCACTCGCGTCGACACCCGCAGATCGCTGCCCCTCGCGGAGATCAACTGCTCTGGCAGCCAGCGCAGTTCGCCTCCGGCTGCGACATCGATCCGCACGCCGTAATGTGCCTCCCCCTTGGCCTGCCCCGGCAACGCGATCGTCGCGGCGACCGACCCGACATGCAGCCGGGCCCCCTCGCCGACCTCCGCCTCGACAGCGAACCGATCCCCGCCGAGCGGCCCGCTCATGGCCCCGACCAGCATGACCCTGGCCTCGTCGCCGCTCCCCCGCGTGCGACGCAACGCCAGCGGTCCGCGGCTCTCCAGCACGGGCAGCGCCGTACCGCCGCGCCCATCGACGCGGGCCGCGATCCGTGCGGTGGCCTTGACACCGGCGGTCCCCATGTCCCCGTTCGCCGTCACGTCCCCGACCGTCATCACATCTCCGACCGCCGTCACCTCCCCGGCCCTCATCACCTCCCCGACCGCCGTCACCTCCCCGGCCGCCGTCATGCCGTCCACGCCGCGAACTTCTCCCGCACCCACGCGGCGACGTCGCCGACCCCGGCCTCGCTGCGCAACGACTGGAACACCACCGGCAGCTCCGCCCGCTGCGCCTTCGCGTCCACGGCCATCCGGCCCAGGTCGGACCCGACGTACGGCGCGAGGTCGGTCTTGTTGACGACGAGCAGGTCCGCGGTGGTGACGCCGGGCCCGCCCTTCCGCGGGATGTCGTCCCCACCGGCCACGTCGATCACGAAGATCTGCGCGTCGACGAGGCCCCTGGAGAAGGTGGCGGTGAGGTTGTCGCCCCCGGACTCGACGAGGATGAGATCGAGCGGGCCGACCTCGTCCTCCAGATCCTCCACCGCTTCGAGGTTCGCGGAGATGTCGTCCCTGATAGCGGTGTGCGGGCACGCCCCCGTCTCCACCGCCGTGATCCGCTCGGGCGGCAACACGGCTTCGCGGAGCAGGAACTCGGCGTCCTCGCGCGTGTAGATGTCGTTCGTCACGACCGCGAGCGACAACTCGTCCCGCAGGGCCTGACAGAGCGCGGCGACCGTGGCCGTCTTACCGGACCCGACGGGCCCGCCGAGTCCGATACGCAGGGCCCGACGAGTGCCGTCGGGGCGATGCGCGTCCGCACCGACGGCTGAGGGGCCGTCGTGGGAGTGGGAGTGGGAGTGGTCGAGATGCATGGCTGCGCTCCTTCTTCTGCTGTGGATCGCGCGAGGGCTCGGGGTGGGACGTTTGAGCGGCGGCTGCGGGTGGGTGGGGGCTTCTCGCGCGGTCCCCCGCACCCTTGGTGGCCTACGGCCCCTTCGGGCCGAAAAGCACGGGGCGCAGCCCCTGCTTTTCAGGGGCGCGGGGAACTGCGCGACCAGCCCCCACCGGACCGCACCTGGGGGTCGAAGGGGCAACGCCCCTGGGGATGGGACGGGTAGGGGCGGCGGGGGCGTGAGAACTCAGGACGCGAACAACCGCACAGGCCAAGCCGCATGCACCTCCGCACTGATCTCCAACAGGGGCGCGGAAGCGGCAGGCAGGCTCCCCACCCCGGCAACGCCCACCCCCCGAGCCGCGTCGACCGCCGCCCCCACCACCACATCCATCTCGGGAGCCAACCGCGCGAGCACCCCGGTCGCATCGAACGGATCAAGACTCAACAACCGCACCGTCGCGCTGGCCGCCCCACTCACGCTCTCGTACGCGGAGCAGTACGCCGCATCGTCCGGCCCCAGCCCGGCCGCCCTCGCCGCCAGCCCCAACACGACCGGCTGATGCGCCCCCTTGGGGAACTCCCGCGCCAGTGCCTCCAGTTCCTCCGACGGCCAGGTCGCACGCGCCGCCCGCATCAACTGCCGCCCCAGCTTCCGCGAGGCGATCCGCAGCGCGACGGACGGCGTCCGGGCATCGGCGGCTGTGTCCAGGGCCGGCGGATCCACCCCGAGCGCGGCCGCGGCGGCCAGCGCCGCCGACACCAGCCCCGCCGTGTGCAACCGCCCCCGGCAGAACGCCTCCAGCTCCCGCGCCCCGGTGATCAGCCCGGCCTTGACGGCCGCCTCTGCCCCGCCGGAGTGCGCGTGCCCTCCGGCGGGGAACCGGCCGTCGGCCAGGACGAGGAGCGCGGCCCTAGACAAGCCGGCCCCCGAACATCAGGCATCGCGCCCCGGGCACCGGGCACCGCTCCTCGGCCATCACGCATCCCATCTCGGCCATCAGAAGAGGAAGTACCGCTGAGCCATGGGAAGTTCGGCGGCCGGCGCAGCCTCCACCAACTCCCCGTCGATGTGCACGGCGAAGCTGTCGGGGTCGACGCGCACCTCGGGCCGCGCGTCGTTCTCACGCATGTCGGCCTTGGTGACCCCACGGGTCGACTCGATGGCGACGAACCGCTTCCCCAGCGAGAGCCGCTCCGGCAGCCCGTCCTCGATGGCGAGCGGCGCCACGAAGTTGAACGAGTTCGAGGCGGGCGCCCGCCCGATGGCCCCGAACATGGGACGCGGAAGGATCGGCTGCGGGGTGGGGATGGAGGCGTTCGCGTCGCCCATCTGCGCGTAGGCGATCTGCCCGCCCTTGATCACGAGCTGCGGCTTGACGCCGAAGAACGCGGGATCCCAGACGACGAGGTCGGCGAGCTTGCCCGTCTCGACGGAGCCGATCTCGCGGGCGAGCCCCTGCGCGAGGGCGGGGTTGATCGTGTACTTGGCGACATAGCGACGTACTCGACGGTTGTCCGCACGGCCGTCGCCCGGCAACGCACCCCGCCGCCGCTTCATCACATGAGCGGTCTGCCAGGTCCGCAGGATGACCTCGCCGACCCGGCCCATGGCCTGCGCGTCGGAGGAGATGATCGAGATGGCGCCCAGGTCGTGCAGGATGTCCTCGGCGCCGATGGTGGACGGCCGGATGCGGGACTCCGCGAACGCGAGGTCCTCCGGCACGGCCGCGTTCAGGTGGTGGCAGACCATCAGCATGTCGAGGTGTTCCTCGGCGGTGTTGACGGTGTAGGGCCGGGTCGGGTTGGTGGAGCTGGGCAGTACGTGCGGCTCGGACACCACGGTCATGATGTCGGGCGCGTGCCCGCCGCCGGCGCCCTCGGTGTGGTACGCGTGGATACCGCGTCCGGCGATCGCGGCGAGCGTGTCACCGACGAACCCGGCCTCGTTGAGCGTGTCCGTGTGGATGGCGACCTGGATGCCTGTCCGGTCGGCGACGGTCAGGGACGCGTCGATGACGGCCGGGGTCGACCCCCAGTCCTCGTGCAGCTTCAGGCCGAGCGCGCCGCCCCGGATCTGGGACAGCATCGCCTCGTGCGAGACCGTGTTGCCCTTGCCGAGGAAGCCGATGTTGAGCGGGTACTGCTCCATCGCCTCCAGCATCCGGGCGAGGTGCCAGGGTCCGGGGGTGACGGTCGTGGCCTTCGAGCCCTCCGCCGGTCCCGTACCACCGCCGACCAGTGTCGTGACACCGGACGACAGCGCCTCGTCGGCGATCTGCGGGCAGATGAAGTGGACGTGGGCGTCGACGGCACCGGCGGTGACGATCCGCCCGTTGCCCGCGATGATCTCCGTCTCGGGGCCGATGACCAGGTCGGGGTGGATCCCGTCCATGGTGTCGGGGTTGCCGGCCTTGCCGATGCCGGTGATCCGGCCGTCACGGATGCCGATGTCGGCCTTGACGATGCCCCAGTGATCGATGATCACCGCACCGGTGATGACCGTGTCCGGGGTGCCTTCTGCGCGCGTAGCACGCGCCTGGCCCATGGATTCTCGGATGACCTTGCCGCCGCCGAACACGGCCTCGTCACCGGCGAGTCCGGGCCCGCCGGAACGGTCCTCCTCGATCTCGACGAGCAGATCGGTGTCGGCGAGCCGGATGCGGTCACCGGTGGTGGGGCCGAACAGGTCGGCGTACGCGGCACGTGAGATCTCAGGCATCGAGGGCACCTCCGGTCTCCCCGCGCAGACCGGGCACGATTCGGGCGCCGACGAGCGGGACGAGTTCCACGTCGACGGGGATCCCGGGCTCGAAGCGCACGGCGGTGCCGGCGGCGACGTTCAGCCGCCTGCCGTGCGCGGCGGCACGGTCGAACTCCAGGCCGGGGTTGGCCTCGGCGAAGTGGTAGTGGGAGCCGACCTGGACGGGCCGGTCGGCGGCGTTGAGGACGGTGAGCCGGGTGACTTCACGGCCCTCGTTGTAGACGATCGGGTCCTCGGCGAAGAGGATCTCTCCGGGAATCATCGAGGCCCCCTTCAGACGATCGGGTCGTGGACGGTGACGAGCTTGGTGCCGTCCGGGAAAGTGGCCTCGACCTGGACGTCGTGGATCATCTCGGGGATGCCTTCCATGACGTCGTCACGGGTGAGCAACCGCCTCCCCGACGCCATGAGTTCGGCCACCGTACGGCCGTCCCGCGCGCCTTCGAGGATGTGCGCGGTGATGAGCGCGACGGCCTCGGGGTGGTTCAGCTTCAGCCCGCGGGCCCGGCGCTTCTCCGCCACGTCGGCCGCCACATGGATCAGCAGCCTCTCCTGCTCGTGCGGGGTCAGTTGCACGGCGTCCACCTCACATCCTCGCTCCGGACCGTGCGGGGTCCGGTTGCCTCACCACCGGACACATTCCCTGGTGGCGTGGCCGCAGGCTAATTGGGTGGCGTTTCGGCGACGTTAACCGGACCGTGATCCGCGTGCGTCGCCCCGCCCCGGACCGGGTCGGTCCGCCGACGCCCCGAGCACGTCCCGAGCACGTCCCGCTCAGCTCCGGGCGTCCTTGTCCTCCATGCTCATCAGCGCCTTCACGCCCAGCTCCACCACCTGGATCGGTACGGCGCCGAAAAGCGCGTACTGGGCCGCGAAGCCCTGGGCGAGCGCGACCATCGTGCGCGCCACGCTGAGGGCGGGGATGTCTGCGCGCATCATCCCCGCGTCCTGATACCCCTCGACGATCTTGATCCATGGCCTGCGGACCTGGGCGAACCCGTTGTCGAGGATCGCGTGCAGCTCGGGATTGCGCAGCGTCTCGGCCCACACCTGGACCATCAGCCTCGGATACAGGGACTCCTCCGCCCCCCCGAGCGACGGCTGCCGGTGCAGGATCCGGCGCAGGACCGCCCCGATCAGCAGGTCCGGCGGTGGCGGCGGGCTCTGCAGCGCGGCCTCCTCGAACGAGTCGCGCACCTCGTCGAGGACCTCCCCGACGATCGCCGCGATCAGCTCCTCCTTGCCGCTGAAGTACCGGTAGACAGCCCCGGCGGAGAGGTCGGCCTCCTTCAGCACGTCCTGCATGGACGTGGCGTGGAACCCGTTACGGGCGAAGCAGCGGGCGGCGGCTTCGAGGATCTGGCGGCGGCGGGCGTCGAGACGTTCCTGGGATACGCGGGGCATGGTCCCAAAAGTAAAACGAACGTTCCTTCTTGACAAGCCGCAGCGCCGGGAGCATGGTGATTTAAGAAAAACGAACGCTCCTTCTTTTTAGCGGCCCGCCGCCGCTCACCGTTGCCGAGCGACCGCTGCGGCGACTCCCACACCAACTCCCCATCAAGGAGAGCCATGTCCGCCCCGTCCGCTGCACCCACCGCGGCCCAGGCCACCGACACAGGCGCCGGCACCACCCCCGCCACCGCCGTCGGCACATCGGCCCCGGCCCGTCCGGTACCCCCGAATCGCCGTATGGTCGCGGTCGTCATCCTGATCCCGATCATCGCGGCGCTCGCGCTCTGGGCCTTCGCGTGGCCCAACGCCCGGACCGCCCCCCGCGACCTTCCCCTCGGTGTGGCCGGACCGGCCACCGCCGTCGCCCAGGTCGAGCAGCAGCTGAAGCAGCGGGAGGGCGCCTTCGAGATCCACCGCTATGCCGACGAGGCGGCCGCCCGGGACGCGATCGAGGACCGGACCGTATACGGCGCGGTGGTCGTCACGCAGGCCGGACCCAAGCTGCTCACCGCCTCGGCGGCGAGCCCGATGGTCGCCCAGCTGCTGCAGCAGGCCGTGACCCAGCAGGCCGCCGAGGAGGGTGTCCAGGTCGCGACCTCCGATGTGGTGACCACCTCGCCGAACGACCCGCGGGGCTCGGCCTTCGGTGCGAGCGTGCTGCCGCTGGCCCTCGCAGGCACCGCCTCCGGCGCCCTGGTCACCCTGCTCGGGCTGCGCCGGGGGCGGGCGGCCGGCGCGCTGGTCGGGGCCGCCGTGCTGGTCGGGGCGGCCGCCACCGCGATCGCGGACAGCTGGCTGGGCGTGCTCGGCGGGCACTGGTGGGTCGAGGCCGGCGTGCTGAGCCTGGCGACCCTGGCCGTCGGCGCCACCGTGGCCGGACTCGCCGCACTGCTCGGCAAGGCGGGCATCGGCCTGGGCGCCCTGCTCATCGTGTTCTTCGGCAACCCCTTCGCGGGCGCCTCCACCGCACCTCAGATGCTCCCCGAGCCGGCGGGCGCACTCGGCCAGCTCCTCCCGCCGGGTGCGGGTGCGTCGCTGCTGCGCTCGGTGTCCTTCTTCGACGGCGCCGCCGCCCTCGCCCCGTCCCTCGTCCTGACCGCGTGGGCGACCTTCGGCCTGGCGGCCGTCCTGCTGGGCGACCTGCTCAAGCGCCGCCCGAAGCCCACCGAGCCGACCTCCGCCGAACCGGCCCCGGCGCACTGATCCGCCGCGGGCCGAGCCCGACCACCACCACCCAGAACGGCCGTGCGGCCCGCTGTAGCGGACGGGGCGCACGGCCTTTGGACTGCTGCCGGGGCACAACCGCCGCCGCACAAGGGGCCCCGCGCACGGGCCGAATGCGGGCCGAACACGGGCCGAACGCGGATCCGCGAAGGAGCGTGGGACGCCGAACGCGTGTTCCGGACCCTGCTCCGCGGACCACGGACCGGCGGCCCCTACGAAGCCCCCGACCCCCGATGCTCCGCCGCGATGCCGAACCGCTGCTGTTCCCTCGGCGAGGGTGCGACCTCACGGACTCGGGAGACGGCACTGATCACCGGCTCGTCCGCGGGTTCCTGGAGGGCTTCGAGCTGCTCCAGGTCGGCGGCGGAGACCAGGGCGACGAGGGGCTTTCCGTGTCGCGTCACAACGACGCGCTCGCCGCCGTAGACCACGCGGTTGA
Proteins encoded:
- a CDS encoding urease subunit beta, producing the protein MIPGEILFAEDPIVYNEGREVTRLTVLNAADRPVQVGSHYHFAEANPGLEFDRAAAHGRRLNVAAGTAVRFEPGIPVDVELVPLVGARIVPGLRGETGGALDA
- a CDS encoding ABC transporter permease codes for the protein MSAPSAAPTAAQATDTGAGTTPATAVGTSAPARPVPPNRRMVAVVILIPIIAALALWAFAWPNARTAPRDLPLGVAGPATAVAQVEQQLKQREGAFEIHRYADEAAARDAIEDRTVYGAVVVTQAGPKLLTASAASPMVAQLLQQAVTQQAAEEGVQVATSDVVTTSPNDPRGSAFGASVLPLALAGTASGALVTLLGLRRGRAAGALVGAAVLVGAAATAIADSWLGVLGGHWWVEAGVLSLATLAVGATVAGLAALLGKAGIGLGALLIVFFGNPFAGASTAPQMLPEPAGALGQLLPPGAGASLLRSVSFFDGAAALAPSLVLTAWATFGLAAVLLGDLLKRRPKPTEPTSAEPAPAH
- a CDS encoding type II toxin-antitoxin system Phd/YefM family antitoxin, with amino-acid sequence MAYEIPVTQARAELADLINRVVYGGERVVVTRHGKPLVALVSAADLEQLEALQEPADEPVISAVSRVREVAPSPREQQRFGIAAEHRGSGAS
- a CDS encoding urease subunit gamma; amino-acid sequence: MQLTPHEQERLLIHVAADVAEKRRARGLKLNHPEAVALITAHILEGARDGRTVAELMASGRRLLTRDDVMEGIPEMIHDVQVEATFPDGTKLVTVHDPIV
- a CDS encoding urease subunit alpha yields the protein MPEISRAAYADLFGPTTGDRIRLADTDLLVEIEEDRSGGPGLAGDEAVFGGGKVIRESMGQARATRAEGTPDTVITGAVIIDHWGIVKADIGIRDGRITGIGKAGNPDTMDGIHPDLVIGPETEIIAGNGRIVTAGAVDAHVHFICPQIADEALSSGVTTLVGGGTGPAEGSKATTVTPGPWHLARMLEAMEQYPLNIGFLGKGNTVSHEAMLSQIRGGALGLKLHEDWGSTPAVIDASLTVADRTGIQVAIHTDTLNEAGFVGDTLAAIAGRGIHAYHTEGAGGGHAPDIMTVVSEPHVLPSSTNPTRPYTVNTAEEHLDMLMVCHHLNAAVPEDLAFAESRIRPSTIGAEDILHDLGAISIISSDAQAMGRVGEVILRTWQTAHVMKRRRGALPGDGRADNRRVRRYVAKYTINPALAQGLAREIGSVETGKLADLVVWDPAFFGVKPQLVIKGGQIAYAQMGDANASIPTPQPILPRPMFGAIGRAPASNSFNFVAPLAIEDGLPERLSLGKRFVAIESTRGVTKADMRENDARPEVRVDPDSFAVHIDGELVEAAPAAELPMAQRYFLF
- a CDS encoding TetR/AcrR family transcriptional regulator; the protein is MPRVSQERLDARRRQILEAAARCFARNGFHATSMQDVLKEADLSAGAVYRYFSGKEELIAAIVGEVLDEVRDSFEEAALQSPPPPPDLLIGAVLRRILHRQPSLGGAEESLYPRLMVQVWAETLRNPELHAILDNGFAQVRRPWIKIVEGYQDAGMMRADIPALSVARTMVALAQGFAAQYALFGAVPIQVVELGVKALMSMEDKDARS